The proteins below are encoded in one region of Equus quagga isolate Etosha38 unplaced genomic scaffold, UCLA_HA_Equagga_1.0 80792_RagTag, whole genome shotgun sequence:
- the LOC124234480 gene encoding BPI fold-containing family B member 1-like, with protein MTGTSESKRGISRRFQCLPPATTDPRKMAGPWTFALCGLLAATLVRATLSPAAVLSLSPEVIEGKLTQKLEDHDAVDILWRLPLLSTMREKPAGGNPILGSLVTFLMKYIIWLKVTSANILQLQIQPSADGQELVVKVPLDMVAGFNTPLVKSIVEMHMETEAQAIIRVETSERGGTLVLRNCSNSQGSLRLSLLRRFSFLVNSLADKVMSFLVPTLPTLVKSQLCPVIEAAFEDMHEDLLRLVRVPVSLSSGHLQFDLLSPAIKHDVIQLHLQAKLLDSQGKVTKWFNESAVSLTMPTLEGEPFSLTIRQDVVNAAVAALVPPEELMVLLDYVLPELALRLKSSMKVISETVADQLGPTQIVKIVTQETPELLLDQGRAKVAQLIVLEVFANSEVRRPFFTLGIEASSEAWFYTKGDRLMLNLNQISTDRIHLMNSGIGLFNPELLKDITAEMLTSALLPNENGKLSSRIPVSMVKALGFEAASCSLTNDALVVTPASS; from the exons ATGACGGGGACTTCAGAGAGCAAGAGGGGAATAAGCAGGAG GTTCCAATGCCTGCCACCTGCTACTACTGACCCCAGGAAGATGGCCGGTCCATGGACCTTCGCCCTCTGTGGTTTGCTGGCAGCCACCTTGGTCCGAGCCACCCTCAGCCCTGCTGCGGTTCTCAGCCTCAGCCCAGAAGTCATTGAAGGAA AGCTGACACAGAAGCTGGAGGACCATGATGCTGTCGACATCCTCTGGCGGCTGCCGCTGCTCAGCACCATGCGGGAGAAGCCGGCCGGGGGCAACCCCATTCTAGGCAGCCTGGTGACCTTCCTCATGAAGTATATCATCTG GCTGAAAGTCACCTCAGCCAACATCCTCCAGCTGCAGATACAACCTTCAGCCGACGGCCAGGAGCTGGTGGTCAAGGTACCTCTGGACATGGTAGCTGGATTCAACAC gccccTGGTCAAGAGTATTGTGGAGATGCACATGGAGACGGAGGCCCAGGCCATCATCCGAGTGGAGACCAGCGAGAGGGGCGGCACTCTTGTCCTCCGCAACTGCTCCAACAGTCAGGGGAGCCTGCGCCTCAGCCTGCTCCGTCG CTTCTCCTTCCTGGTCAACTCCTTAGCCGACAAGGTCATGAGCTTCCTGGTGCCAACCCTGCCCACGCTGGTGAAAAGCCAG CTGTGTCCCGTGATCGAGGCAGCCTTTGAGGACATGCATGAGGACCTCCTGCGCCTGGTGAGGG TGCCCGTTTCCCTCAGCTCTGGCCACTTGCAGTTTGACCTTCTGTCTCCTGCCATCAAGCATGATGTCATCCAGCTCCACCTGCAG GCCAAGTTGTTGGACTCACAGGGAAAAGTGACCAAGTGGTTCAATGAGTCTGCAGTCTCCCTGACCATGCCCACCCTGGAAGGTGAACCTTTCAGCCTCACCATAAGGCAGGATGTGGTGAATGCTGCAGTCGCTGCCTTGGTCCCTCCGGAAGAACTCATGGTCCTGTTGGACTATGTG CTTCCTGAGCTGGCCCTCCGGCTAAAGTCGAGCATGAAGGTGATCAGTGAAACG GTTGCAGATCAGCTTGGACCCACACAGATCGTGAAGATCGTAACTCAGGAGACCCCAGAGCTCCTTCTGGACCAGGGCAGAGCCAAGGTGGCCCAGTTGATTGTGCTGGAAGTGTTTGCCAACAGTGAAGTCCGCCGCCCCTTCTTCACCCTGGGCATC GAAGCCAGCTCGGAAGCGTGGTTTTACACCAAAGGTGACCGACTTATGCTCAACCTTAATCAAATCAG CACCGATCGAATCCACCTGATGAACTCCGGCATTGGCCTGTTCAAC CCTGAACTTCTGAAAGACATCACCGCTGAGATGCTCACCTCCGCCCTGCTGCCGAATGAAAATG GCAAATTAAGTTCCAGGATCCCAGTGTCAATGGTGAAGGCCTTGGGATTCGAGGCAGCCTCATGTTCTCTGACCAAC GATGCCCTCGTGGTCACCCCGGCCTCCTCGTAG